In one Arachis duranensis cultivar V14167 chromosome 9, aradu.V14167.gnm2.J7QH, whole genome shotgun sequence genomic region, the following are encoded:
- the LOC107466254 gene encoding protein NPGR2, with translation MRVIRNWIVSKKRKFLGIEERLEKMINCMRSGEQVAVDEIGGYSSESLATRDYSATASGYSSRPGAAEFDPKLDNSNIEEAESTLRESGYLNYEEARALLGRLEYQKGNFEAALHVFEGIDIAAVAPKMKISISRRCERNMNRRRSLSDAAPPMSIHAVSLLLEAVLLKAKSLQILGRFQEAARSCKTILDTVESALPEGWPENFDLDRKLQETIRNAVELLPELWNLAGSHQHVISSFRRALLYPWNLDIETTSRIQKEFAMFLLYSGCEASPPSLRSQLDGSFVPRNNIEEAVLLLLILLRNSAIGSIEWDPSVVDHLSFALTVSGEFKTLAQQVEELLPETMERKERHYILALCYFGEGEHMIALDLLRNSLNDRENSECEQELLLASKICADNMVCVEDGIKYSCKAISQLDGKCMQVVAIAYCLLGVLLSSKSRLIASDSEKVLMQSEALRALKTAERTMSESDPYIVLHLCLEYAEQRNLSIAFCHAKELVKLEGGSSVAAYVLLARILSAQKNFVDAELVIDAAIDQSGKWDQGELLRTKAKLRIAQGRLRSAVETYTFLLAVLQVQNKSLGTANKVMKSKRNRNRNLEMEIWHDLANLYIALSQWRDAEVCLAKSKAINPYSASRWHSTGLLFKARDQQQEALNAFRKALDIEPNHVPSLISTACVLRQLGGQSSSIVRSLLNDALRLDRTNPNAWYNLGLLYKHDLGTSALEAAECFEAAAHLEETSPIEPFR, from the exons ATGAGAGTTATTAGGAATTGGATTGTAAGTAAGAAGAGAAAGTTTCTTGGGATTGAGGAGAGATTGGAGAAGATGATCAATTGCATGCGTTCTGGGGAACAGGTTGCTGTTGATGAGATTGGTGGTTATTCATCAGAGTCACTTGCAACAAGGGACTATTCAGCTACAGCGAGTGGCTATTCATCTAGGCCTGGTGCTGCTGAATTTGATCCAAAGTTGGATAATAGCAACATTGAAGAAGCAGAGTCCACACTTCGTGAAAGTGGTTACTTGAACTATGAG GAAGCTAGAGCTTTACTAGGAAGGCTTGAATATCAGAAGGGTAATTTTGAAGCTGCACTTCATGTATTTGAAGGAATAGACATTGCTGCTGTTGctccaaagatgaaaatttcTATATCTAGAAGATGTGAACGGAATATGAATAGACGCCGTTCGTTGAGTGATGCAGCGCCTCCTATGTCCATTCATGCTGTTAGTCTACTTCTTGAAGCTGTTTTGCTCAAGGCAAAGTCATTGCAGATTCTTGGAAGGTTTCAAG AAGCTGCTAGATCATGCAAGACTATTTTGGACACCGTTGAATCTGCATTACCTGAAGGATGGCCTGAGAACTTTGATTTAGACAGAAAGTTACAAGAGACTATAAGAAATGCTGTAGAACTACTTCCAGAGCTATGGAACCTTGCCGGCTCTCATCAACATGTCATATCATCATTTAGGAGGGCCTTGCTTTATCCATGGAATCTTGACATTGAAACAACTTCAAGAATTCAAAAGGAATTTGCTATGTTTCTTCTGTATAGCGGCTGTGAAGCGAGTCCTCCTTCGCTTCGCTCTCAATTGGACGGTTCCTTTGTCCCAAGAAACAATATAGAAGAAGCTGTTCTCTTGCTTCTTATTCTGCTGAGAAATTCTGCTATAGGAAGCATTGAATGGGACCCTTCAGTAGTTGATCATCTTTCTTTTGCTCTAACTGTTTCCGGGGAGTTCAAGACACTGGCTCAACAGGTTGAGGAATTGCTTCCGGAAACCATGGAGAGGAAAGAAAGACATTATATTCTAGCACTTTGTTACTTTGGTGAAGGTGAGCACATGATTGCTTTGGATCTTTTGAGGAACTCTTTGAATGATAGAGAGAACTCGGAGTGCGAACAGGAACTGCTTCTAGCTTCAAAAATTTGTGCAGATAACATGGTTTGTGTTGAGGATGGAATCAAATATTCTTGCAAAGCAATTTCTCAGTTGGATGGAAAGTGCATGCAAGTGGTGGCAATTGCATATTGCTTACTAGGTGTTCTGCTCTCATCGAAATCAAGGTTGATAGCTTCTGATTCAGAGAAAGTTTTAATGCAATCCGAAGCACTGAGGGCTCTGAAAACGGCAGAGAGAACGATGAGTGAGAGTGATCCTTACATAGTCCTTCATCTTTGTCTAGAATACGCCGAGCAGCGGAACTTGAGCATTGCTTTTTGTCATGCAAAGGAACTGGTTAAGCTTGAGGGTGGATCTAGTGTTGCTGCATATGTATTACTTGCAAGGATTTTATCAGCTCAAAAGAATTTTGTGGATGCAGAGTTGGTTATTGATGCTGCCATAGATCAAAGTGGGAAATGGGATCAAGGAGAGTTGTTGAGAACCAAAGCGAAACTCCGGATTGCACAGGGAAGATTAAGGAGTGCAGTGGAGACATATACTTTCCTCCTTGCTGTGCTTCAAGTCCAAAACAAAAGTTTGGGCACTGCAAATAAGGTTATGAAG AGTAAGAGAAACCGCAACAGAAATCTGGAGATGGAAATATGGCATGATTTGGCCAACTTGTACATTGCTTTATCACAGTGGCGAGATGCTGAAGTTTGTCTTGCAAAGTCTAAGGCTATTAATCCTTATTCTGCTTCTAGATGGCACTCCACAG GTTTACTTTTCAAGGCCAGAGATCAGCAGCAAGAAGCATTGAATGCATTTAGGAAAGCACTAGACATCGAACCAAACCATGTGCCAAGTTTGATATCAACAGCATGTGTTCTGAGACAGCTTGGTGGCCAATCATCTTCAATTGTGAGAAGCCTTCTGAATGATGCACTAAGGCTTGACAGAACAAACCCAAATGCTTGGTACAATCTTGGACTGCTCTACAAACATGATTTGGGCACATCTGCATTGGAAGCTGCTGAGTGCTTTGAGGCTGCTGCTCATCTTGAAGAAACTTCTCCCATTGAACCCTTTAGATAG
- the LOC107466240 gene encoding glycine-rich cell wall structural protein, giving the protein MVRVDKRVAAVLLLLCVNAFVANVVVARNVASVNEEKNFGFGKGGGFGGGFGGGEGAGGGFGGGFGGGAGGGAGGGGGFGGGAGGGGGHGLGGGVGGGFGKGGGIGGGIGKGGGFGGGGGAGGGAGGGGGLGGGHGIGGGAGGGFGKGGGLGGGHGGGAGGGGGLGGGHGIGGGAGGGFGGGHGGGLGGGHGGGLGGGHGGGLGGGHGIGGGIGKGGGLGGGGGFGKGGGLGGGHGFGGGAGGGFGKGGGLGGGHGGGFGGGAGGGFGKGGGLGGGVGGGHGIGGGAGGGFGKGGGLGGGIGKGGGLGGGAGGGFGKGDGLGGGVGGGFGKGGGLGGGIGKGGGFGGGVGGGSGGGIGGGFGKGGGFGGGIGGGSGGGFGGGGGGGGGGGVGGGFGGGAGGLYHHIYYFN; this is encoded by the coding sequence ATGGTACGAGTTGACAAAAGAGTTGCAGCAGTGTTGCTGTTGCTGTGTGTTAATGCTTTTGTGGCCAATGTTGTGGTTGCAAGGAATGTGGCGAGTGTGAATGAGGAGAAGAACTTCGGATTTGGAAAGGGAGGTGGTTTTGGAGGAGGGTTTGGTGGTGGTGAAGGAGCTGGTGGTGGTTTTGGGGGTGGCTTTGGAGGTGGTGCAGGCGGCGGGGCTGGAGGTGGAGGAGGCTTTGGTGGTGGTGCAGGTGGCGGTGGGGGACATGGACTTGGAGGAGGTGTTGGTGGTGGGTTTGGCAAAGGAGGAGGGATTGGCGGTGGAATAGGTAAGGGTGGAGGATTTGGTGGAGGCGgtggtgctggtggtggtgctgGCGGTGGTGGAGGGCTTGGTGGAGGACATGGCATTGGTGGCGGTGCCGGTGGTGGATTTGGGAAGGGTGGAGGTCTTGGTGGCGGACATGGTGGTGGTGCTGGCGGTGGTGGAGGGCTTGGTGGAGGACATGGCATTGGTGGTGGTGCCGGTGGAGGGTTTGGTGGTGGACACGGTGGTGGACTTGGTGGTGGACACGGTGGAGGACTTGGTGGTGGACATGGTGGTGGACTTGGTGGAGGACATGGCATTGGTGGTGGAATAGGGAAGGGTGgaggacttggtggtggtggcgGCTTTGGAAAAGGTGGTGGTCTTGGTGGAGGACATGGGTTCGGTGGCGGTGCCGGTGGCGGATTTGGAAAGGGTGGAGGTCTTGGTGGTGGACACGGTGGTGGATTTGGTGGTGGTGCCGGTGGTGGTTTCGGAAAAGGTGGAGGACTTGGCGGTGGTGTTGGTGGAGGACATGGAATTGGTGGTGGTGCCGGTGGTGGGTTTGGAAAGGGTGGTGGACTTGGAGGTGGAATTGGCAAAGGGGGAGGATTAGGTGGCGGTGCTGGTGGCGGCTTTGGAAAAGGTGATGGTTTAGGTGGTGGTGTTGGTGGTGGATTTGGAAAGGGTGGTGGCCTTGGAGGAGGAATTGGCAAAGGTGGTGGTTTTGGTGGCGGTGTTGGAGGAGGCTCAGGTGGCGGCATTGGTGGAGGATTTGGTAAAGGTGGAGGTTTCGGTGGTGGTATTGGAGGGGGATCTGGTGGTGGCTTCGGAggaggtggaggtggaggtggaggtggaggtGTAGGTGGAGGATTTGGTGGAGGAGCAGGAGGCTTATATCATCATAtatactattttaattaa